From Kitasatospora sp. MAP12-44:
GACCGATGGGCAAGGAGATCATGGCCGGGCTGCGCTGTGTCACCGACCGGCGCTGGCTGACAGCGCTGATCGCCAGCGCCAGCGTGTTCCAGCTCTGCCTACTGTCGGCACTCAACGTCCTCGGGCCGATCGTGGCGCAGCAGCGCCTGGGCGGTGCCTCGTCCTGGGCCGTGATCGTCGCCGCCCTGGGCGCCGGAGGACTGTGCGGTACCGCCTGGTCCCTGCGGATGCGGATGACCCGCCCGCTGCTCGTCGGCTACCTCAGCATGCTCGCCGGAGCCGGACCGACACTGCTCCTGCTGGCCGTCCCCGCCCCGCTTCCCGTCCTCGCGGCGTCCGAGTTCGTCTCGGGCGTGGCGATCGCCGTCTTCGGTGCCGTGGAGTCGGCGGCGATCGCCAAGGAGGTCCCACGCGACCTGCTCTCCCGGGTGGACGCGGTCAACCGCTTCGGATCCATGGCGCTGCGCCCGCTCGGCATGGCCGTGGTGGGCCCGATAGCCGTCGTCTGCGGCATGTCGGCGACACTGGTCTGCGCGGCCGTCCTGTCATTGCTGGCGATGGTGGTCCCGCTCCTGGTCAAGGACGTCAGGAGCATGACCGGCTAGGCCCCGCACGGACCTGGTACGAAGAACCGGCCGGCCGTCCGAGCCGGCGACACCCCAAGGAGGCCCCTTTGACGAACGACGTGATCCTTATGGCCGATCCCCGGGTGGCCGCGATACCCGTCACCGAATGCGGAGAGGATCTGCTCGACCTGCGGACCAGCGGGTTCCTCGACGTCGACACCCGCAAGGCGGACCCCGACGGGTATTTCGCCCAGGTACGCGAGGGAGTGGCGCAGCGGCTGGCCGAAGCCTCCGCTGCGCTCCCGGACGGCATCCGGTTCCGGTTCGTCGAGGGCTACCGTCCGCCCCGCCTCCAGCGGCAGTACTTCACCGCCTACCGCGACAAACTGCGGCGACTGCGTCCGGAACTGGACGAGGCCGGGCTGGACATGGCGGCCAGTCGCTACGTCTCGCCCCCGCACATCGCCCCGCACTCCGCCGGAGCCGCGATCGATCTCACCCTGTGCACCGCCGGCGGCCAGGAACTGCCGATGGGGACGATCGTCAACGCGTCGCCCGAGGACAGCCGGCTCCAGTGCTACACCCAGGCCGACGGCATCGACGCCGAGAGCCGCGCCAACCGGCTTCTGCTCGGTACCGCTCTCACCCGGGCAGGATTCGTCAACTACCCCACGGAGTGGTGGCACTGGTCGTACGGAGACCGGTACTGGGCCCTGCTGACCGACCGCCCGGAGGCCCACTACGGGCCCGTCGACTGGGAACCCGAGCCGCAGACGGGTGCCAACCCGTGACGTACGCGACCCCGGGGACTTCCGGCCTCCCGGCGCGGGTCCGTCATGACGTGCCGTACTACGCGCAATGGGAGTCGCCGGAGCTGGTCTCCTCGATCGTCACAGGCGCGATGGACGCCGCCCACGATCCGAACTGGTCCGCCTCCGGCGCGACCTCCGCCGAGGACTACCGGTTCTGGTCCTGGCGCGCGTGCGGAATGGCCTGCCTCCGGATGGCGCTCGACCACTGGGGGATCACCCCGCCGCCCACCGTCACGCTCGGCCAGGAGTACCTGGATGCCGGTGCGTACGTACGGCGCGAGGGCGGCCTGCACGGGCTGATCTACGAGCCGTTCGCCCGCCACACACGGGAACGGTTCGGCCTCTACGCCGAGTCCCGCCCGTGGCTGCCACTGCACGAGATCGGCTGGCAGGTCCGCTCAGGACGCCTGGTCATGCTGTCCGTGCACCCGGGCATCCGCAGCGCCGAGATCGAACCACCCACCCGGGGCGGCCATCTGGTCCTGGCAGTGGGCGCCGACGCCGACTCGCTGACCATCCACAACCCGTCCGGCTGGTACGGGGTTTCGCAGGAGTTCGTCGAGGTCCCCTGGCCGACCGTGCGGCGCTACTACGCAGGGCGCGGCGTCCTCCTCGGCAAGAGGT
This genomic window contains:
- a CDS encoding M15 family metallopeptidase, which translates into the protein MADPRVAAIPVTECGEDLLDLRTSGFLDVDTRKADPDGYFAQVREGVAQRLAEASAALPDGIRFRFVEGYRPPRLQRQYFTAYRDKLRRLRPELDEAGLDMAASRYVSPPHIAPHSAGAAIDLTLCTAGGQELPMGTIVNASPEDSRLQCYTQADGIDAESRANRLLLGTALTRAGFVNYPTEWWHWSYGDRYWALLTDRPEAHYGPVDWEPEPQTGANP
- a CDS encoding C39 family peptidase, coding for MTYATPGTSGLPARVRHDVPYYAQWESPELVSSIVTGAMDAAHDPNWSASGATSAEDYRFWSWRACGMACLRMALDHWGITPPPTVTLGQEYLDAGAYVRREGGLHGLIYEPFARHTRERFGLYAESRPWLPLHEIGWQVRSGRLVMLSVHPGIRSAEIEPPTRGGHLVLAVGADADSLTIHNPSGWYGVSQEFVEVPWPTVRRYYAGRGVLLGKRSTTDPAR